The genomic region ccccgccgccgccgccgccgccacgaCCACCACGGAGAGACGCAGCAGGGGGGCGGGGCTAAAGGAGGCGGAGGCCAGCGAAGACGGCGGGCGCGGCGTTCTGTGATTGGGAGGGGCGGGGGTGAAGTCGGAGAAGCGCCATTGGCCGGAGGCGCCGGACAAGTCCAGGAAGTGAAAAGCATTGTGGGAAATTGTgtcgctggaaaaaaaaaaaaaaaaaaaaagaccatttatttcacttttttgccCAATTGTAGCATTGTCAGCCATCGATCTATCCACCTCTCACCTGTAACCATTCTGCCTGGCGACATCTTTAATAGCCTTTGCTGATTGGCCGTGATTAAAGTTGACAAGCGTGAGCGGCACGTCCTCCTTGGCTCCGCCCCCTGGCCGGCAGAGCACCATGCGGCCCACAAACCTCCCAGCATCCTCTTCTCTCTCCTCCACCGCTCTTCTTCTGTGGCTCTTCTTCCTTCGCTTTCTGGCCCTCCccccctcttcctcctcctcctctcctgATTGGCTGCTCTTCCAGCAGAGAACCGGGTCAAGTGGCGATGAAGTAAGAGGGGCGGGGCTACACAAGGAAGCAGACAAGCCGCGGTAGGTGTTCAAAgctgaacaggaaacaaaatgAGACACCTGTCAGAGGTTGAGTAAGAGGGGAAGTCCTTATAAGGTAATGACAACAAGTACATGTGTTATCTGAGCCATTTGGAGGACATTTaattgctcctcctcctccttctccttctttttcTGTCGGCCTGCTCCTCTTCCTCGGCCTCCTTCCACTCCTCCTTTCCAGGGCGTCCAACCGCCGACCCAAAGACATCAGTGCTCCTCGTAGGAGGCGACGCATCTCCATCCTGTGAGCGGCGAGCAGGCGGGGCAGGAGGGTGGAACAAGGACAGCGTGGACAAGGACGATGGCACATGTCCGAGGTGGCGGTAGGCGCACCTAGGAGACAAAAAAACTAATGATGGACCGAGTCGTCttaagcaggggtcaccaacgcggcgcccgtaaggaccagatgagtcgcccgctggcctgttctaaaaatagctcaaatagcagcacttaccagtgagctgcctctatttttttaattgtatttatttactagcaagctgggctCGCTtctctcgacatttttaattctaagagagacaaaactcaaatagaatttgaaaatccaagaaaatattttaaagactcggtcttcacttctttaaataaattaatttgttttttttactttgcttcttataactttcagaaagacaatttt from Nerophis ophidion isolate RoL-2023_Sa linkage group LG17, RoL_Noph_v1.0, whole genome shotgun sequence harbors:
- the wu:fi75a02 gene encoding uncharacterized protein wu:fi75a02, with amino-acid sequence MAAVTPPPALPLADGDDAGVAQTSAPTATSDMCHRPCPRCPCSTLLPRLLAAHRMEMRRLLRGALMSLGRRLDALERRSGRRPRKRSRPTEKEGEGGGGAIKCPPNGSDNTSLNTYRGLSASLCSPAPLTSSPLDPVLCWKSSQSGEEEEEEGGRARKRRKKSHRRRAVEEREEDAGRFVGRMVLCRPGGGAKEDVPLTLVNFNHGQSAKAIKDVARQNGYSDTISHNAFHFLDLSGASGQWRFSDFTPAPPNHRTPRPPSSLASASFSPAPLLRLSVVVVAAAAAAGVFVMGGTCWNPWRCLRDWTAPPSLGADHCYGRTSADLSSKHTKRRVNRGAWSRRRLTPPSSALLPADQSASSAREQRQKRVSQIPIRRAPPRETHLTPMGLPKVQRVKKKDFSVEEIYTNKNYKSPSNNRSLETIFEEPREKDGALLLIGQQRRRRLLLFPDFTQPRKRKRPQGAGLPAAFTPRKRTGARRQYGGVAGADESDVDVMLVERLSALEDFLTRQGLDM